The DNA segment ATGATCGGCATCATGGTGCCGCCCATGCCGAGGCCCATCACGAAGAGCGAGCCGCAGAGCAGGAGGTACGACGTGTCGGTGCCGACCTGGGTGAAGGTGAAGAAGCCGGCGGCGATCAGGAGCAGAGCGAACGGCACGGTCCGCCCGACCGGCACCTTGTCGGCGAGCATGCCGGCGATCGGCATGGTGACCATGGCGCCGATGCCCTGCGGCGCCATCAGCAGGCCGGCGTCGAGCGTCGACTCACCGCGGATCTGCAGGAAGTAACTCGGGAAGAGCAGGCCGGCGCCCATGAAGGCGACGGTGAAGACGGCCAGGGTGATCGAGGCGACCGTCAGGTTGCGGTTACGCAGCAGGCGCAGGTCGAGGAGCGGGTGCTGCGGCTTGAAGGAGTAGAAGATGAAGCCGATCACCAGCAGGGCGCCGACGAGCATCGGGGCCCACACCTTCGTGGCGCTCATGGTGCCCTCCTCGGGCAGCGAGGAGACGCCGAAGAGGAAGAGCGCAAGACCGGGCGACAGCATCAGCATGCCGATGAAGTCGAAGGACTCGGAGGGCTCCGGGGTGTCCTTCGGCAGCACGACCTGCGCGTAGATGAGGGCGACCAGGCCGATCGGCAGGTTGATCAGGAAGATCCAGTGCCAGCTGGCCACGTCGATGAGCCAGCCGCCGAGGATCGGGCCGCCGATCGGGCCGAGCAGCATGGGAACGCCGAGGACGGCCATGAGGCGGCCGATCCGTTCCGGGCCGGCGGCGCGGGTCATGATCGTCATACCGAGCGGCATGAGCATGCCGCCGCCGAGGCCCTGCAGCACGCGATAGCCGATGAGCTGGCCGATGCTGTCAGCAGTGGCGCAGAGGGCGGAGCCGATGGTGAAGAGCACCAGCGCGGTCATGTAGAGCCGCTTGGTGCCGAAACGGTCCGCGGCCCATCCGGTCAGCGGGATCACCGTGGCCAGGGCCAGGGTGTAGGCCGTCATCGTCCAGGCGACCTCGGCATAGGACGCGCCGAACTCGGTCTGGAAGGTCGGGAGGGCGACGCTGACGACCGTCACGTCGAGGATCGACATGATCGCGCCGAGGACCACGACCCCGGCGATCTTGAGAACGGCGCCGTCGAGCTTGGCCGGCGCCGGCACGGGTTGACTACTCACGAAATCTCCTGGGAACCGGGAATCTGCGGCATCGATGCGGGCCCAGCGCGCACCCTGGATCGTCCGCCCCGCAGCCTAGCCACGGAAATCCAGTCCCACCTCACCTTTTATCTGTCAGAAGAACATCCGGCCATGAAAGATCAAGTGCCTTTCCCTGTACGCCGGCGCGCCTGCGCGGAAAACAGAACTCCCAGGCCATTGGCCGCCCAGTGCACGGCAATCGGGGCGAGCAGCCCTCCGGAGAACTCCCTGAGCAGGCCGAGGACGACACCGGCCAGGGTGGTGAACGCCACTGTCACGAACTGCGGACGCTCACCCGGATCGGGTGATATGTGCCAGAGGCCGAAGAGCACGGCGGTGGTGAGGGTGGCCGCGATCGGCCCGCGTGCCTGCTCGACGAGGGTCCAGAGCACGCCGCGGAAGGCCACCTCCTCGAAGATCACGGTGGCCAGCGGGATCTCCAGGAGAGCGGTGCGCCACGGTGTCGGGAAGTGCGGCTCGGCGAGAGCGCGCCGGGCTCGCGGGATCAGGAGGGCCACGCCGTATGCCGCTGCGATGATCAGCACGCCGGCCACGGCGTACAGGGGATCTCCGATCGGAGCCGGCGGCAGACCGCTCACCAGGACCAGCAAGGCCGCGGCAAGCGGCCCGGTGAAAGGATGCGCCCAGGCCGGGCCGATCCACGTCCACACGCGGACCGCCACCATGAGCGATAAAGCGATCGACACCGCCGCCACGGCTCTCGTAGCCTCTCCACAGAACCGCGACCAGGGAGGAGACCGCCGTGCAGTACCGCACCGCCGTCGTGATCCCCGCGTCGCTCTTCGAGTTGATCCTCGTGTCTGGTGTGCCCGGCTTCGGCTGCGCCACCGGGGCCGGACGTGCCTGACCGCCGATAGCCGCGGTCGGGCGGGCGCTGTCCATTTTCGGATCAGCGATGAAAGACCCAAGACCATGCGTGTTCGTAATCTCGGCATTCTCGCCCACGTCGACGCGGGAAAGACCACCCTCACCGAGCGAATCCTGTTCGCCACCGGTGCCGTGCACAAGACCGGCGAGGTCCACCACGGCACGACCGTGACCGACTTCGATCCTCAGGAGCGCGATCGTGGCATCACCATCTTCGCGGCGGCCGTCAGCTGCGACTGGAAGGACCACCGCCTCAACCTGATCGACACCCCCGGCCACGTCGACTTCTCCGACGAGGTCGAACGCTCGCTGCGGGTGCTCGACGGCGCGGTGGCGGTCTTCGACGCCGTGGCGGGCGTGGAGCCGCAGAGTGAGGCGGTGTGGCGCAAGGCCGATCGATACGAGGTTCCGCGGATCGCGTTCGTGAACAAGATGGACCGGCCCGGCGCGGATCTCGGAGCGGCGGTGGAGTCGATCCGGAAGCGGCTCGACGCGATTCCGCTGGTCCTGCAGGTGCCGATGGACGATCTCAGCGGCGTCATCGACCTCGTCCACAATCCGCCGGCATCGGTCGCGGCCGCGCGGAGACAGCTGGAGGAGGCGGTGGCGGAGCTGCACGAGGCCGCCCTGGACGACATCGCGGACATGTCGGATGTGACATTGGCGAACGCCATCCGGGACCTGACGCTGAGCCGCCAGGCAGTGCCCGTCCTGTGCGGCGCCGCCTATCGCGACATCGGTGTGGAGGAACTGCTCGACGCCGTCGTCGACTACCTTCCCGCGCCGGGCGGCGACCCGTCCGGTGATCTCGTCGCGCTCGTCTTCAAACGGGCCGGACGGATGGACTACCTGCGGATCTACGACGGAACCATGAGGAAGGGGGATGTGGTGTGGGACGCCGGCGCCGGCCGTAACGAGCGGATCGCCCGCATCCTGCGCGTCCAGGCCGACGAGCACACCGACGTGGACCGGGCGGCGGCCGGCGACATCGTCGCGGTGGCCGGGCTGAAGGCCGTGAAGGCCGGCAGCACCCTGAGCACCCGCGATCATCCGGTGCTGCTGGAGGCGCCGCAGGCCGCCGAGCCGCTCGTCTCGGTCGCGGTGGAGGCGCGCACCCGCCAGGGCGCACAGCGGTTGCCGCAGGCGCTCGCGACGCTGACCCATGAAGATCCTTCCTTGCTCGTACGCACGGACGCCGAAACCGGTCAGATCCTTCTCTCCGGGCTCGGTGAGCTGCATCTGGAGGTCGCGGTGGAGAAGCTGCGCCAGACCACCGGCCTCGAAGTGACGACGGGCCGGCCCCAGGTGACGTTCCGGGAACGGGTCGCCACCGGCGTCTCCGGGGTGACCTACCGGCACGTCAAGCAGGACGGTGGCGCCGGCCAGTTCGCGGTGGTGGTGCTCGACGTGACGCCGCTGGACGGGGACGGTTTCGCGTTCACGTCCACGGTGACCGGTGGCCGGGTGCCCGCCGAGTACATCCGTGCCGTCGAAGCGGGCTGCCGGGAAGCGCTCGCGGCCGGGCCGCTCGGCGGTCATCCGGTGGTCGGCCTCGCTGTCACGCTGACCGACGGACAGACCCACCCGAAGGACTCGTCGGAGACGGCGTTCCGTGCGGCGGGCCGGTTCGGGCTGCGACAGGCCCTGCACGCGGCCACGCTGCGACTGCTCGAACCGGTCGCTGAGGTGACCGTGACCGCGCCGTCCGACACGCTCGGCGCGGTCCTCGGCGACCTCGCGGCACGCCGCGGCCAGGTCACCGACTCGGCGCTCAGCACGGTCACGGCGATCGTGCCGCTGTCCGAGCTGTTCGGCTACGCGAGCAGGCTGCGCAGCCGCACCCACGGCCGGGGCACGTTCACCAGCCGCCCGGCCGGCTACCGACCGGCAGCCTGACCCGACGTCCCCGCAGCGCGAAGGAGGCCCGACAGCGAGAGCCGATCATCCAGCGGCGATGACCGGCCGAGGGCGCCAGCGACCGGGAGCGCGGCGGCGTTAGCGTCATGGCCGGGTGAGGGCTGATGACAAGCGGCTCAGCCACTGGGCGCTGGTGCCCTCGGTGCCGGGGTATTCGTCGGTGAAGTTACGCCAGTCGACGTATGTCCAGCCGAGTACGGACTCGGGGCCGAAGTCGTCCGCTTCGGTTCCGAGTTCCGGGCGCAGCAGGTTCCGGACCAGGGTGAGGTCGACGGTCGTGTGCTCGGCCAGCAGGACGGCGTCGTAGAGGTCCTTGCCCTGCGGATACATGTCGGTGGCCAGCCACATCAGCTTCCAGGCCAGCGACAGGCCGGCGGTCGCCGCGAGGATCGGGGTCTGCAGCCCGAGCACGGTGATCGGCTCGGGCGGGATCGGCAGTTCCTCTCCGAACACGACGTCCACCTGCACTGTGCCGTCCGGGTGCCCGGCCGCCCCGAACGGGATGACCAGCCGGCGGCCGTCGGCACGCTCGTACGTCCAGATCGCCGACTCGGCGGTGTCCTCGGGGCGCAGACCCGCACCGGGTGTGGCGTGCAGACCCGCGGTGATGTCGGCGAGGAGGTTCCGCGCCGCCACGCTGTCGCTGGTGATCGTCGCGGGGGTGACCACGAAGTCCAGGTCGCCGGGATCCCGGGCGGCGTCACCGACCCAGGCCTGCATCGCCGCGCTGCCCCGCAGCACCAGATGCCCGGCCGAGCGGGTCCCGGCGATCACCGCCAGGACGTGACGCAGGGCCGCGCGGCGGGCTTCCGTCCAGCGCCGGCCGGTCTCCGGGTCCTGGAAGACGGGTTCGCCGGCACGGTAGGCGTTGTCGTACTGCTTGAGCGCCGGGTCGAAGGCGCCCAGCTGGCGCACCCCCCGTTCCCGCGCCAGCGGCAGATAGGTGTCCGGGTAACCCCGTTTGCCGGCCCGCGCACGCCGCATCCCGTGCTCCCGGCGCTCGTCGTAGTACCGCGGCGGCGTCATCGGCGGGCCTCGATCAGGGTTCGGGAGGAGTGGGCGACGAACTGGCCGTCGGCTCGGATGCGGGCGTCCAGTTCCCGCAGCCGCGGGCGATGACGGTCCACGCTGAAATCGGGCACCCACCAGACGCACCGGCGCAGGAGCCACACCACGGCGCCGATGTCGGTGAAGGTCATCTTCAGGCGTGCCGTGCGGAGGTCGGTCACCTGAAGACCCGCTGCTCGCGCGGCAGCGGCTTCGGTCGACGGATCACGCGCAAGGCGCTCACGGGGCAGCGGGCCGGTGAACAGCTCGATCAGCTCGAAGGCCGAGGCGGGACCGACGTGCTGGGCCAGGTAGGCGCCGCCCGGAGCCAGCACCCGCGCGATCTCGTCCCACGCCGGGTCGACCGGGTGACGGCTGGTGACCAGGTCGAACGTGGCATCGCCGAACGGCAGTGGCGACCCCTGCGGCACCTCGGCCACCTCCACACCGCGCGGGCCGAGCAGCTCCCGGGCGCGGGCGGCGTTCGGCGGCCAGCCCTCGGTCACCACCATCCGCGGGGGCAGGTGCGGCATCCCGGCCAGCACCTCGCCGCCACCGGTGTCCAGGTCGAGAGCGGTCTGTGCCGTGGGCAGCCGTCGCGCGAGCAGTCCGGCGTACCCCCAAGGGGGTCGCTCCTCGAAAGCACGACCGTCGAGCCAGCCGAAATCCCACCCGGTCACGTCGGCCGCGACAGCCTCGTCGATCAATTCCTGGAACGCGCGCACCCTGCCATGGTCGCCCGCCCGTCAAGCTCGGTGGATCCGGCGACCGTCCGATGGATCATTCAAGGCGTCATCGGTACGTTCACCGCGGACATCCTGCGTCGGTGCCCTCGAACGAAACCGAGCCGTGGCAGGATGCCGGGATGCGGCAGTCAGTGATGATCGTGCATAGCCTGGTGACGGCCCTCGATCCCGGCGACAACCTGGAAGCGGAGCACCGGGCGCACACGCTGGGCTGGCTGCGCCGCACCGACGACGTGTTCCGCCGGGTCAAACCGGCCGAGCCGGCACAGCACCTGGTCTCCTACGTCGTCCCGGTCGATCCGGCCACCGGCAGCCTCCTGCTGGTCGATCATGTGAATGCCGGCCTGTGGCTGCCACCCGGCGGTCAC comes from the Actinoplanes sp. OR16 genome and includes:
- a CDS encoding DHA2 family efflux MFS transporter permease subunit — its product is MSSQPVPAPAKLDGAVLKIAGVVVLGAIMSILDVTVVSVALPTFQTEFGASYAEVAWTMTAYTLALATVIPLTGWAADRFGTKRLYMTALVLFTIGSALCATADSIGQLIGYRVLQGLGGGMLMPLGMTIMTRAAGPERIGRLMAVLGVPMLLGPIGGPILGGWLIDVASWHWIFLINLPIGLVALIYAQVVLPKDTPEPSESFDFIGMLMLSPGLALFLFGVSSLPEEGTMSATKVWAPMLVGALLVIGFIFYSFKPQHPLLDLRLLRNRNLTVASITLAVFTVAFMGAGLLFPSYFLQIRGESTLDAGLLMAPQGIGAMVTMPIAGMLADKVPVGRTVPFALLLIAAGFFTFTQVGTDTSYLLLCGSLFVMGLGMGGTMMPIMTSALRTLTNHEVARGSTLLNILQQIAGSIGSAIFSVILTKQLNQSPIIPGVTNPVSGEPVSEAGLAIAAQQDPAVAQQFPDPSLLERGLQFAADSFATTFMVGFVLTLLTLIPAFFLPRKKEKSHLLDQEKGAAPVILH
- a CDS encoding CPBP family intramembrane glutamic endopeptidase, which produces MSIALSLMVAVRVWTWIGPAWAHPFTGPLAAALLVLVSGLPPAPIGDPLYAVAGVLIIAAAYGVALLIPRARRALAEPHFPTPWRTALLEIPLATVIFEEVAFRGVLWTLVEQARGPIAATLTTAVLFGLWHISPDPGERPQFVTVAFTTLAGVVLGLLREFSGGLLAPIAVHWAANGLGVLFSAQARRRTGKGT
- a CDS encoding translation factor GTPase family protein, producing MRVRNLGILAHVDAGKTTLTERILFATGAVHKTGEVHHGTTVTDFDPQERDRGITIFAAAVSCDWKDHRLNLIDTPGHVDFSDEVERSLRVLDGAVAVFDAVAGVEPQSEAVWRKADRYEVPRIAFVNKMDRPGADLGAAVESIRKRLDAIPLVLQVPMDDLSGVIDLVHNPPASVAAARRQLEEAVAELHEAALDDIADMSDVTLANAIRDLTLSRQAVPVLCGAAYRDIGVEELLDAVVDYLPAPGGDPSGDLVALVFKRAGRMDYLRIYDGTMRKGDVVWDAGAGRNERIARILRVQADEHTDVDRAAAGDIVAVAGLKAVKAGSTLSTRDHPVLLEAPQAAEPLVSVAVEARTRQGAQRLPQALATLTHEDPSLLVRTDAETGQILLSGLGELHLEVAVEKLRQTTGLEVTTGRPQVTFRERVATGVSGVTYRHVKQDGGAGQFAVVVLDVTPLDGDGFAFTSTVTGGRVPAEYIRAVEAGCREALAAGPLGGHPVVGLAVTLTDGQTHPKDSSETAFRAAGRFGLRQALHAATLRLLEPVAEVTVTAPSDTLGAVLGDLAARRGQVTDSALSTVTAIVPLSELFGYASRLRSRTHGRGTFTSRPAGYRPAA
- a CDS encoding nucleotidyl transferase AbiEii/AbiGii toxin family protein; protein product: MTPPRYYDERREHGMRRARAGKRGYPDTYLPLARERGVRQLGAFDPALKQYDNAYRAGEPVFQDPETGRRWTEARRAALRHVLAVIAGTRSAGHLVLRGSAAMQAWVGDAARDPGDLDFVVTPATITSDSVAARNLLADITAGLHATPGAGLRPEDTAESAIWTYERADGRRLVIPFGAAGHPDGTVQVDVVFGEELPIPPEPITVLGLQTPILAATAGLSLAWKLMWLATDMYPQGKDLYDAVLLAEHTTVDLTLVRNLLRPELGTEADDFGPESVLGWTYVDWRNFTDEYPGTEGTSAQWLSRLSSALTRP
- a CDS encoding class I SAM-dependent methyltransferase: MRAFQELIDEAVAADVTGWDFGWLDGRAFEERPPWGYAGLLARRLPTAQTALDLDTGGGEVLAGMPHLPPRMVVTEGWPPNAARARELLGPRGVEVAEVPQGSPLPFGDATFDLVTSRHPVDPAWDEIARVLAPGGAYLAQHVGPASAFELIELFTGPLPRERLARDPSTEAAAARAAGLQVTDLRTARLKMTFTDIGAVVWLLRRCVWWVPDFSVDRHRPRLRELDARIRADGQFVAHSSRTLIEARR